The sequence below is a genomic window from Salvelinus sp. IW2-2015 linkage group LG10, ASM291031v2, whole genome shotgun sequence.
CGTAGGACATTGGAACAGGATAGATGTATGGTTTCCTTATTGCAATGTAAGACTTGTAAGCCCTGTCTGAGGCAGACACAGGTTGAACTAGGCCTCTGTAGTGTAATCACAGTGCATTCATTCTGCTGTTAGTGTCTAAGACGTGGATTGTCCACAGGGATCGGTATCTTATTTCCCTGAAAGAAACAGATGCTTTTGTAAAGCAATAACTTCACTATTATGATGCCCACAATCACTTGCCTTCGACTAACTTTCGTGAAGCAATTTCATtatccccaaaatgttttttaaaatgctTTTCTTTGGAAAACCTATTGGTCAAGTGTGTATGTACGGTTTGTATATCTTTACGACAGGAGGCGGCTGAgtggagaacggctcataataatgtctggaacggagcagatggaatggcatcaaacacctggaaactatgtgtttgatgtatttcataccattccactgattccactccagtcattaccacgagcccgtcctccccgattaaggtgccaccaacctcctgtgacctaTACGCTCACAAATCAACTACGGATATACATGTAGTTTACAGAACCAATGGGGAAAAGACAACATCTTTCTAGTGTTTTCTAAGTGTACATTACAAGATCAAAGCGAAAGAAGACAACATACACATAATGTCTGCTGACCAAATTAAACCCAACCAACAGATTCCTTACATACTGCCTCTTATATATGTACATCCTACAAACAAAGATTGACTCGCCATCCTTAAAATGAAGAATTTCTCCTGTATCAAAACATAGAACAACTGTACCGCAATTCACAGCTGCAGTCAAACATCAAATACATACATTAATATACAAAGAAATGACTAACAATGACTCACAAAATGTGACCGAAAAGCAGTGCATGTGTGATTTTCAGCTAGAGGCACTGTCACTTTGTTTTGAGGTTCTTTAGTCTATGTAAAGGGAGGATCCAGGGGGTTCAGGAGTCTCATTCCTTCACCAGTCGGTAGATATGATGCTGCGCACCGTGCTCGCTGTTCGACACCTCAAACACACACGCCATACACAGCAGAGTCTCCTGTGTGTCCCTGTTCGTCACCACCTGGAAGAGACGGagatgtcatgttagtcattcaGACCTAACGCAATCCCACTCCATGTAATGCAATGAGCAGTCTCTGGAGAGGAATATGGGTCTCAGGAAAAGGACTTTCCGATGTTAAAAGGCCCACGGACAGATGTCAATCAGCAAACAGTGAGACAAAAACTAGTCAATTTGTAAATCTAAGGAATTTAAAGGAGTGGGTgaaaaaaatgaaacaaacaaaaccggGGCAGGGTTGAGAGTGCACACCCACACATGCATTAAAAAGAGCTCTCTCTGCAGTGGAGAATAGGACTTTAAGCCCCCATGTGATGGCTAATAACAGGGGTCCCCACCCCCTCTGAtcgctcccctcccctcctcccttcctctcccctgcagATGATAAGGCTCCTCACACTGCGTTCCATCCACTGTGGAATGTTAGGAATGCAGGAGCAGGGAGCGAGGCTCATCTCAGGCCCCAGTCAGAGCTCCTCTTTTCAGGTTCGCTGGAGCCAAAGGAGCCCAGCAGAAAGCTAGGATAAAGGAAAGGGAGGGTCCTAGCCACAGGTTAGAGTAGTGGGAGACTGGCTTTTGTAATTGCCTGCTTAAGGAAGCAGTAGTAGGACGGACAGGACAGGAAGTAATCCTTACCAATAGAATGGTGAAGTTCTCCAGGACACTGTTCATCATGTATTTTTCAGGCAGGTGTTTGAGCTTGTGGATAAAGTTGATCATGTATTCACACATGGGAGACCGGCTTATCCTGTACACAAAGCGTCCGTTCTCAAACCGGGCATACTccgtctggggagagagagaaccaacatCCAGAAATGTGTGCCGCATATACTGATAGCTATGTCACACATAAGGTATACCATCACTATATCTGCATCGAAcacgtcaccctccctaggagagggggtgaccttgacaatttattgttaaaacgagagacTGCCTGGATCTTGTATTTAAAGACACTCGCTCCCTTCGGTCTCATCGTAGAGTTTGATCTGAAGTCATTCCTGTGATGATTGTGTTTTTGTTATCCATTGTAAATAAAGTGTTTTGTAGGCCTATATGATGTAGTctaattgtatctatgatcgtatgtaATCCATTCATGCTTTTTTATATGTTCTATTGATATTTGTAAATCGACCAATGAAATCATGCCACAGCTGGCCaggattacagacacctgtgtgtgtccttccaaactatataaactagtgtttgcagtgtttgtcattaaatcctgatgaagacagcttggctgtcgaaacgttggtaataaATGATTTCATCTGaactcctagagtgtgcggctcacCTGAGAACCTCACCTAACCAGATGTGCGCTTCTTCCACCTCCACATATACTGATGACTGAATATGTCATTTACAGAATATGATCATTATTTTGAACAATAAGACTGATTGAGTACCCACCTCCACCTTCTCAACCACCTGCTTGCCAAAGGAGCACACCTTAGTTGAGCAGGTGATTGTCATGTTCTCGGAGctctcatactgactggtcactccATAGAAAGCCCCCGCTTCATCCTGGATGTTGCAGTTCAAGTCAGCCTGGGAACCACAAATAACACAATATTAGTTGTTGGTAAGACAGAAATGTGTTCCATTTCTTCATCCATATGAAGTGAGAGAAATGTGTTTTAGCCCAAAAATGGCCATCATCACAATACTGCCCCTCTAGTGAGAGGGCAATGAGATGACAATTTAATGCAATGCAGAATGTGTATGGATATGCACCATGCAATGAAAAAATGTTAGTGTAGATTGAAAGTAgtatctcaaataaataatgacctACACCTGTGAATGTATGACCATCTAGTGGGGCATCAGTGATCAAGTGAATGGACCGTCTTAAATAAATAACACACTTCTTAGCCACTTCTGAATGACTATGTAAATGTAATCCATATTTGGAACTAGATTTTAAGGGAGATTAAATGAAGTTATGTTAAGAGGCTGATTCATGTAGGTGAAAAGGAGCAGTGCTCTGAGGGCAGCTCTCCAGGTCCAGGACATCATGTTCATTACGGGGACAAAAAGAGCACATCTCCTTCTATAGCATCCTCCTCCTTCATTAGTCAAAYCAGTTACACTTTAATTATTGTGCAGATTGTGCCTTTCATTTGAAATTCAGATTGGCCGGTCACTTCAAACGGAATTTGAGCGGGCTGTTCTGGCTGCGACGYCGAGSCCCACTTTGTTGGCTGCCGCRAGTTAGCATTTTCCATTGGGCTAAAATACATGCAATGTTTAAACAGCCATTAAGAGTGCAACCAGGTCACTCCATTGTTTTGAGATATTACACTGAATTAGCGAGCGCTTTGATCACAAGTTCCCTGCTATGCGAGGCCAGATATAGCAACATGCATTCTGCAGCCATCTTCAGTGTTTAGCCTCTGATTAAACCCATTCACTGGAGATGAAACCAAATCCTGTTTTCTCTGGGTTGTAAAACAGGAAATGCTTTATACTATAGAAACAACATGAGAAATTATATACAATATATCTTTATGGGGATACTAAGGTAGAACAAAATGCATTAAATCTCACCAGTTTAATTTCACAGGCTAATTAATAGTAAGTAATTCTGTGAACATATTTGTTTAAATATCTgtgagtttatttttctttccccAATACTGGTTTCTCCATATCTTTTCTTTACCTCTTtcttcatacaaacacacatggcTACTGTACACACTAAAGTGCTATTCAGTCACCAGACCAGTGCAGATACTTAGCAACATGACACTCACCCAAAATTTTATGAGGAAGAAGGAATTCTGGGGACCCTTGCCAAAGAGCTCCTTCAGTCCTCCTTTCTTTTCAGGGAATTTGTCATAAATCTGACGAATGTCCACTGACTCCAGCAAGGCATCGCTGTAGGAGTGGTTCGTCTGTCCGATGTGCACAAAGAGGTGCTTGTTGTACTGAAAGACAGGAAACAGGAGAATCTTACACAACTAATATCAAAAAAGACGCATTTGTAAATCATAAAAAAAATGCTTTGGAGTATTGATCTCTCATGCAGAAGTTGCAGTTTATTACTGTTCTGTTTTCAATAACTGTAGAACATCTGGCTGGCTGAGAtcctcagaaaaacaattctaatttacagtaccagttaGTCTGTTCTCCATGGTTTATgagatataaaaatataaataagatATATAGTCATAAGACAAAAAAGAGGAATGCCAGCAAATCCGGGAATATCTTCACAATTAAATCTGTACTATTGTCCTAATGCTCTGGTTGTGAGAGAGTCAAATCTTATCATGAGGGTTATTTCAAAGTCACTGTTGCCCTTTACTTCAGTACCAGAGTGCTGCATGGCCTCTCCAGCCTAGCCTTAAGGCCATGTAACCATCTCAAATATTCAGCTAAATACAAGATTAATGGCTGTTGTCATGCGATatcaataacaaaataaaattcTCGGGGGGATGCAGACAAACCAAGACAGATCGCTCACGTCCAAACCAAACAATAAAGAATGTGAGGCATGAGCTTAGGGCTGCTGGTCTGTGTGCCTTTTCACATGACGTGACATGGGTCTGTGGTCCATCTTACTTTTCCTAATCCccgtgttctgtgtgtgtatggtcgGTCAGAACTAGTGAACGGAATTCAATCTAGTGTGTGCATTCATTCTCGTCTCTTTGATCCTCGACAGTGTGCAGCTAGACCCTCTGTGTGGTGAGAGGGGGCCAGAACTGGCTGATAAGAGCTGGAAATGACTGACAGCTATGTCTCATGAGAGCGCCCATGAATACGGACAATACCCTCCCTATCTTGACATGCTTTTACATGCTTTCATGAAAAAGAAGAGCTATAAGAGCGAGCGGGTATTTTTTCCCTCAACATTAAAACCACATAAAAAACCCTGAGGTAGTGCCAGTCTGGATACAGTGAATAGGTCAGTGGCAGTGTGTAGTGGTGTAGAGTGGTGATGAGTTTCCTGGTAGAGTGGTACATGCAAGATACATATGCAGTGGTGATGAGtagtggcagatagcctagtggttaagagcgttgggccagtaaccaaaaggttgctggttctaatccctgagctgactaggtgaaaaacctATTGATGTTCCCTtgggcaaggcacttaaccctgattgctcctgtaaatcactctggataaaagtgtctgataAATGAGTATGGGGCCCTGATACTCACTGAGTCTTGGTCTCTCTGCTGCTCAAGGAAGGCAGAGAACTCCACCAGCCGGAGCTTGGATGTCCCGATGGAGCGGCCATGCCACGCTGGGACTGTGGAGGCTGGGGCTGACGTGGGCTCATAGCCTGCAACACAACCACCATGAGCAACACTCAGATAACATAACTCTCTCTCTGACATATCATCAAACTGAATTGTATCTCCATAACTCATTATAATGAGTAATTATAATTTTAAACAACGCTACAGGTCTAcatataaaaaattaaattaaaattaaaaaggaAATTGGTTGTAAGCATGAGTGAAAGCCTTACTGGAAATCGTTGTTGTTACTCCTGGCTGGATAGGATATGCTTGTTGGGTGAACGGCTTGATGCTAAAACAGAGGGAGGATCCCATTAGAAAAATGCAATGGTCTGGAACATCTACAGAGCAACATATTGAATATATCACTACTGACAAGCAGCGAGGAAGAAAGAAGGCTGACTGAAGTATTTGTACGAGAGCCCATTCATTTCTATCTCTGGAACATATAGACCCTTCAACCGCTGCACCCACAAAGAAAATATTGGCGAGTACGTGACATAGAGAGCGACGGAGCGAGAGAGTGAGCGGAACAGCaagagggtgacagagagaaacagagagggagagaaatggaaaACAGTCACGTTGCATGTTTTCTGAGAATAGAACACGATACTCACTCTTGTGATGATCCAGGTTGGGCTGTCGATATCATGCCCTGCCAAAACTAGAGAATTAGATATAtcaatacaaaacaaaacatccAAACACATCACCGAAAAATACTTCCAAGCAGCACAATTAACACATGTAGTTATCTCGACTAGCATTCGTTTTGATTTTGTGCTTATCAGATGTGGT
It includes:
- the LOC112081152 gene encoding transcriptional enhancer factor TEF-1 isoform X2 encodes the protein MDPSSWSGSESPAEDMERMSDSADKPLDNDAEGVWSPDIEQSFQEALAIYPPCGRRKIILSDEGKMYGRNELIARYIKLRTGKTRTRKQVSSHIQVLTRKKVRESQAAINVTSMDQTVKDKALQSMASMSSAQIVSATAIHNKLGLPGIPRPAFPGAAGFWQGMISTAQPGSSQDIKPFTQQAYPIQPGVTTTISSYEPTSAPASTVPAWHGRSIGTSKLRLVEFSAFLEQQRDQDSYNKHLFVHIGQTNHSYSDALLESVDIRQIYDKFPEKKGGLKELFGKGPQNSFFLIKFWADLNCNIQDEAGAFYGVTSQYESSENMTITCSTKVCSFGKQVVEKVETEYARFENGRFVYRISRSPMCEYMINFIHKLKHLPEKYMMNSVLENFTILLVVTNRDTQETLLCMACVFEVSNSEHGAQHHIYRLVKE
- the LOC112081152 gene encoding transcriptional enhancer factor TEF-1 isoform X1; translation: MDPSSWSGSESPAEDMERMSDSADKPLDNDAEGVWSPDIEQSFQEALAIYPPCGRRKIILSDEGKMYGRNELIARYIKLRTGKTRTRKQDQTVKDKALQSMASMSSAQIVSATAIHNKLGLPGIPRPAFPGAAGFWQGMISTAQPGSSQDIKPFTQQAYPIQPGVTTTISSYEPTSAPASTVPAWHGRSIGTSKLRLVEFSAFLEQQRDQDSYNKHLFVHIGQTNHSYSDALLESVDIRQIYDKFPEKKGGLKELFGKGPQNSFFLIKFWADLNCNIQDEAGAFYGVTSQYESSENMTITCSTKVCSFGKQVVEKVETEYARFENGRFVYRISRSPMCEYMINFIHKLKHLPEKYMMNSVLENFTILLVVTNRDTQETLLCMACVFEVSNSEHGAQHHIYRLVKE